From the Oceanobacillus kimchii X50 genome, the window ACGTCGTTTTCCAGTCAACATATCTTCTGCAATCACTTTACAAAAAATTTCCATTGAACTGTGTCCTGTATATGCCACAAATGATTCGATACATATTTTATCGCTTTGCATGATTGGCTGAATAAAGTTTACTGCATCTGTTGAAGCCGTAACACATTCTTTTACGCGTGAATGACTACAAGCGGACAATGTAGCACAGGCATCTAGTTTTTTCATCAGTACGCCGCCAAATAATGTGTAATAGTTATTTAAATCATTAATCAACACTTGATCGTTTTGAATAATTCGTGTTTCACTCATCTTTCTAGACGTCATGGTAGATACACCTTTCTATAGGTTTTCTATTAAGCTTACTACTCCATTGTAGGTGCCTGTATCACTATATGTACAATGCTGATTGCGAATTATAACATTACAAAATTGCATGTAAGCGTTATTTTTTATATTCGTTGAAAAATACACTTGGTCAATAATGGCGGGATACTTCAGATACACCATATATGAAAACACTATGAAGGTATCAAGATAGTACAGCGAAGACCTTGATTACAATATTTAGTAATCAAAGGCTCGCCAAATGTCCAAAGTGCAGTAAATATTTGTGGAGTGGTCTCATTTATATACCTTTTCTAAAGATTAGCTTTTACAAAACGAATAAATTCTCGATGCATATATAATGTATCCATGCCTTTTCGCCAAATAAGCGCAAGCGACCATTCTATTTTCAATTGATCAAGCTCGATACTGACAACATGTCCTTTTAACTTAGTCAAAGTACTTTCTGGTAATAGGGTAATTCCTAATTGCGAAGCTACCATTTCTTCAACAAAATCTAACTGTGTTGTCTCTGAAGAAACATTAGGTTCAAATCCCACTTCCCTACATGCTTCATATACTGTATCTCTTAAGGCAAAATCATTACTAAACATAATAAAATTTTCGTCTTTAAGGGAGGATAGTTTGACTTTATCTTGATTGGCTAATAAGTGATTTCTCGAAACAACTAAGCGAAGCTGTTCCTGACCTAAAGAAAGATAATCAAATGATTGATGTTTTGTAGGAAGATAGACAACTCCAAAATCAAGTTTCCCTTCCATTACTTTTTCTTCAATTCTTTTTGAACCATCTTCCATTAATTCGAAGGTTACATCGGGGTAACTTTGGTGAAATTCTGCCATAATAGTTGAGAAGAATGCAATATTACTAACCGTTGGTAAACCTATACGTAGATGAGCTTTCTTCCTGCCCGTTAGCTCATCTAAATCGGTTTGCATCGATTCATACTCATCAATTATATTCTTTATATACGGATAGATTACTTTTCCAGAAGATGTGATTTGCAGTTGCTTTCGTGAGCGAATAAACAATCCCGTTCCTAGCTCTTCTTCTAATGATTTGATTATTCTACTCATTGCTGGTTGTGTAATATACAGCTTATCAGCTGCTTTTGTAATACTTTTCTGTTCAACTACTGTAATAAAGCAATGCAATTGCTTCATGTCCATCTTTACCGCTCCCTTAATTTTACATATGCCTTTCTTTTTACCATACGAAAGCTCTCCGGTAATGTAAACCTTTTTTCTAGACGTAAACTACGTCTAATCAA encodes:
- a CDS encoding acyl-CoA thioesterase; this encodes MTSRKMSETRIIQNDQVLINDLNNYYTLFGGVLMKKLDACATLSACSHSRVKECVTASTDAVNFIQPIMQSDKICIESFVAYTGHSSMEIFCKVIAEDMLTGKRRIATTAFLTFVALDEHKHPIPVPDVIPETAEEKYLYETGEERAKIRKLKRDQNKQLVNHLSMEKPWSLDKEGIK
- a CDS encoding LysR family transcriptional regulator, with amino-acid sequence MDMKQLHCFITVVEQKSITKAADKLYITQPAMSRIIKSLEEELGTGLFIRSRKQLQITSSGKVIYPYIKNIIDEYESMQTDLDELTGRKKAHLRIGLPTVSNIAFFSTIMAEFHQSYPDVTFELMEDGSKRIEEKVMEGKLDFGVVYLPTKHQSFDYLSLGQEQLRLVVSRNHLLANQDKVKLSSLKDENFIMFSNDFALRDTVYEACREVGFEPNVSSETTQLDFVEEMVASQLGITLLPESTLTKLKGHVVSIELDQLKIEWSLALIWRKGMDTLYMHREFIRFVKANL